A window of Nicotiana tabacum cultivar K326 chromosome 24, ASM71507v2, whole genome shotgun sequence contains these coding sequences:
- the LOC142178276 gene encoding uncharacterized protein LOC142178276 — protein sequence MRQALLVKIKLGFIDGTCLKSSYKGDLANQWERCNAVVLSWIAEFQPSIIYASNARKVWNEFRERFEKSNLTRLYHLWTSIGALKQGTDSVTQYYSKLKDLWDEMDLMIPTSGCDCEENKPFIEKFRNLHLLQFLVGLNESYSHVRSNVLLRSPTLTVNQAYTLAMQEESQRTLGMDNTDREPLTMLAGRGQGLKPKKPGLICEHCGYKGHLTKNCYRIIGFPSDFKSKKKAQGVGGKSYANVSIGEAEGSNSKKSQGNFLTEEQYKQLMNVFNKS from the coding sequence ATGCGTCAAGCGCTGCTGGTCAAAATCAAGCTAGGGTTCATTGACGGAACCTGCTTGAAGAGCTCCTACAAAGGAGATTTGGCAAACCAGTGGGAGCGATGCAACGCTGTGGTGCTCTCATGGATAGCTGAATTTCAACCTAGTATCATCTACGCTTCGAATGCGAGAAAGGTCTGGAACGAATTCAGGGAGCGGTTTGAGAAATCAAATCTCACCAGACTTTATCACTTGTGGACATCAATTGGAGCCTTGAAGCAAGGTACTGACTCTGTAACTCAATATTACTCAAAATTGAAGGATTTATGGGACGAGATGGACTTGATGATACCTACTTCAGGCTGTGATTGTGAAGAGAATAAACCTTTCATTGAAAAATTTAGAAACCTGCATTTACTGCAATTTTTGGTCGGCCTAAATGAATCATACAGTCATGTTCGAAGTAATGTGTTACTTAGAAGTCCTACACTAACTGTGAATCAAGCATATACTCTAGCTATGCAGGAAGAGAGTCAACGCACACTAGGGATGGACAACACTGATAGAGAACCCTTAACCATGCTAGCTGGTAGAGGGCAAGGTCTCAAACCTAAGAAGCCAGGGTTGATTTGTGAACATTGTGGGTATAAGGGACACTTAACGAAAAATTGTTATAGGATTATAGGATTTCCTTCTGATTTCAAAAGTAAGAAGAAAGCTCAAGGAGTAGGAGGCAAGTCTTATGCCAACGTTTCAATTGGTGAGGCAGAAGGTTCCAATAGCAAGAAATCGCAAGGGAACTTTCTCACAGAAGAGCAGTACAAGCAATTGATGAACGTCTTCAACAAATCTTAA